In the genome of Synechococcus sp. CB0101, the window CTCTGGGGTGATGAGGCCTCCGCCGAGCGCTTCCGCGAGGAAACGGTGGAGGAAATGCAGCACGCGGAGCGGATTGTGCAGCACATGTTGCAACTGGGGGTCGCACCGGCGGCCTCTCAGCTGCAGCCTGTGACCCATGCACCTGATCTGGTGGGTCTGCTCGAGCAGAACGCTGATCTCGAACAGCAACTCGTGGATCACTACGACGAAGCCTCACGCTTCTGCCGCGTGATCAACGACGAGGCCAATGGCGCCTTCTTCCAGGCCCTCCTGGAGGACGAGCAGCACCACAGCCGCGACCTGGAAGCCTGGCTTCAACAGCTGGGTGGTCGCCGTCGCCGGGGCTATGCCCGTTACGGCGCCAGCAGCAACGCTCGCCGCGATCCCCGCGCCCGAGCCAGCTTCTGAACGCTGCTTAGAGTCCGCACCCCAAAGGTCACCGCTTTTTGAGCGACGCTCTCCCGCTTCCGCTGCAACTGATCTGGCTGGTGCCGCTTTACGGCTTCAGCGGCATGCTGCTGTCGCTGCCGTGGGCCACCGGCTGGATCAAGCGCAACGGACCCCGGCCGGCGGCGTATCTCAATCTGCTGGTCACGCTGCTCGCTGTGTTGCACGGCAGCCTGGCCATCTCTGAGGTGGTGGCCCTGGGCCCGCAGCATCTCGACTTTCCCTGGTTCCAAGCCGCTGACCTGAATCTGCGGATCGGCTTCGACCTATCTCTCACCAACCTGGCCGCCCTGGAGCTCGTCACGACGATGAGCCTGGTGTGCCAGGTGTTTGCCCTCGGCTACCTCGATAAGGAGTGGTCGCTGGCTCGCTTTTATGCCCTGGTGGGCTTCTTTGAGGGCGCCATGAGTGGGGTGGTGCTGAGCAGCAATCTGTTCATGAGCTATTTCCTGCTGGAGATGCTCACCCTCTCCACCTATCTCCTGGTGGGCTTCTGGTACGCCCAGCCCCTGGTGGTCACAGCGGCCCGCGATGCCTTCCTCACCAAACGCGTGGGGGATGTGCTGCTGCTGATGGGCGTGGTGGCCGTTTCGGCCTGGGCGGGCTCGATGGAATTCGACGACCTCTACGTCTGGGCTGCCCAGGCCCGCGAACAGAACCTGATCACGCCTCTGGCAGGAACGCTTCTGGGCCTTGGCCTGATTGCCGGCCCCATGGGCAAATGCGCCCAGTTCCCGATGCACCTCTGGCTGGATGAAGCCATGGAGGGCCCCAACCCCGCCTCGATCCTGCGGAACTCCGTGGTGGTGACCTGCGGCGCCATCGTGCTGATGAAGCTGATGCCCGTGGTGGCTGTGTCGCCGATCGCCACCGATGTGTTGCTGGTGGTGGGCAGCATCAGCGCCATCGGTGGCGGCCTGGTGGCGATCGCCCAGGTGGATCTCAAGCGCGCCTTCAGCTACTCCACCACCTCGTATCTGGGGCTGGTGTTCATTGCCATCGCCCTGCAACAACCAGGCCTGGCACTGCTGCTGCTGTTCGCCCATGGCCTGGCCCGCGCCCTGCAATTCATGAGCGTGGGCAGCATCATCGCCACCACCAACTGCCAAGACCTCACCGAACTCGGTGGGATCGGCACCCGCATGCCAGCCACCGCCACGGCCTTTCTTGTGGGCAGTGCCGGCGTGGTAGGCCTGCTGCCCCTGGGGGGCTTTTGGTGCTACGGCCTGTTGGTGGAGGATTTCCGCCAGCTAGCGCCGGCCTTCGCTGTGATCTTCCTGATCACCAACGTGCTGGCCGCCGCCAATGTGGCGCGGGTGTATCGCTCCGTATTCCTGGGCCCTGCACTGCCGAAAACGAAGCGCACCCCAGAGGCCAACTGGCTGATGGCTCTGCCGATGGTGAGCCTCACGGTGATCGTGCTGCTGCTCCCAGCGATCATGCAGCGCATTGATCCGGTGCCAGGGATCGCGGCCTTCTCGATGCCCGTGGCGGCTGCCGTGGTGGCGAGTGGCTTGCTGGGAGTTCTGCTGGGATCCCTTACCCCACTCGACAGCTTCTGGTCACGCTCGCGCCAGCCTGTGGTTCGGGTGGTTCAAGACCTGCTGGCTTACGACTTCTATACGCCTGAGATTTACCGCCGCACGGTGGTGAAACTGGTGGCCTCCGTGGCGCAATTCACCCGTTGGTTTGACATCCAGGTGATCAAAGGCGGCGTGGATGGCATCGGGCGGTTGTCGATGGCAACCGCCAACGGCCTGAAACTCACGGTGAGCGGCCAGCTGCAGAGCTATGTACTCACGGTGATCGTGGCCGTGGTGCTGTTCATCGGCGCCCTGCAAGTGGCGCGGGGTGGGGTCTGATCAGCATGTTGTTGTCGTCCCTGTTGCTGGTTCCCTTCCTCGGCACCCTGGCGCTGCTGGTCTGGCCCGGAAGCCCCACGCCCGGGCAATTGCGGCAGATCACGATTGTGATCCTGGTGGCGCAGCTGGTGTTGAGCTTGCTCACCGCCCTGCAATTCGACACCGCCACCGCTGGGTTACAGCTCACAGAACACCACAGCTGGGTGCCGAGCATCGGGCTGGATTACGCCGTTGGGGTGGACGGCCTGTCGCTGCCGCTGGTGCTGATCAATGGGGCCCTCACCCTGGTTTCGGCGGTGATCACCCGCGACATCAGCAAGCGTCCGCGCCTCTACTTCGCGATGCTGCTGCTGATCAGCGGCGCGGTGAATGGGGCCTTCCTGGCCGACAACCTGCTGCTGTTCTTCCTCTTCTATGAGCTGGAGCTGATTCCGCTCTGGCTGCTGATCTCGGTGTGGGGTGGGGTGAATCGCGCCTACGCCGCCACCAAGTTCCTGATCTTCACAGCGGTGTCTGGGATGTTGATCCTGGGTGCCTTCCTCGGCCTCGCCTTGCTCACCGGCAGCGTGGATTTCAGCCTCACACCGGTGCTCAGCGAGCGGCTTTCGATGGGCGGGCAGCTGTGGCTGCTGGGAGCGATCCTGATCGGCTTCGGCATCAAGATTCCGCTAGTGCCGCTGCACAACTGGCTGCCCGATGCCCATACCCAGGCCTCCACGCCGGTGTCGGTGTTGCTGGCCGGCGTGTTGCTGAAGCTGGGCACCTACGGCCTGCTGCGCTTTGGCCTGCAGCTGTTCCCGGAGGCCTGGGCGGCCTTGGCTCCTGGCCTGGCGATCTGGGCAGCGGTGTCGGTGCTTTATGGATCGCTCGCCGCCATCGCCCAGACCGACATGAAACGGATGGTGGCCTACAGCTCCGTGGGCCACATGGGCTACGTGTTGCTGGCGGCGGCCGCCGATACCCCCGTGAGCCTGCTGGGGGCGGTGTTCCAGATGGTGAGCCACGGCCTGATCTCAGCGCTGCTGTTCCTTCTGGTGGGCATCGTCTACCGCAAAACCGGCACCCGCGATCTCGAAGTGCTGCGGGGTCTGCTCAATCCGGAGCGGGGCCTTCCGCTCACCGGCTCGCTGATGATCGTGGCCGTGATGGCCAGTGCAGGCCTGCCCGGCATGGCTGGTTTCATCTCGGAATTCCTGGTGTTCCGGGGCAGCATCAGCGCCTTCCCCCTGGCAACGTTGCTGTCGATGGTGGGATCGGGCCTCACGGCGGTGTATTTCCTGCTGCTGGTGAACCGCGCCTTCTTCGGGCGGCTGGCGATTACCCCGCCCAGTGGGGACACCACAGCTGACGCCCGCCTCGATGTGCAGCTGAGCTCTGTTGCTCCTCGCGAAACGATTCCGGCCCTGGCCCTGGCTGCCAGCATCGTGTTCATCGGCTTGGTGCCCAGCAGCCTGGGCAACCTGAGCGAAGTGGCCAGCACAGCCCTGGCCAACCTCACCGCAGGAGTGAGCTGAGATGCCTGTTGTTTCCCAAGATCTGGTTCAGGCCAATCTCTCCATCGATCAGGCGGAGGTGAAGCGGCGCCTACTGGCGGGGCAAACCTTGCTCACCGACACCCCCGATCACCTCCTGGAAGTGGTGGGTGTGCTCGAGAGCTACGGCGAGGTTCTGGATGCCTACAGCATCAACCTCATTTATCAGGCGGAGCAGCAGTTTCTCAATCCATTCCCGATCTTCAAATACCTGGATGGCGATCTGAACCCGGCCAAGATCTGGCGCCATCTCAACCACGACCGCATCAATTTCGAATACGCCGAGTACTGCCAGAAGGCGATGTTCTGGCATGCCACCGGCGGAATGGATGCCTACCTCGACTCTCCTGACTTTGCCGAGAACTGCCGCCGCATCATTACGGCCAAGCGCAGCCGTGATCCGCTGCTGGCTCTGCTCAACCCGCTCTTCCCCGGCTTCCTGCCGGAACTGATCCGCTCCGCGGCCACCACCCATGCCCTGGGTCAGTTCTGGCGGGTGATGAGCGATCTGTTCCTGGATCTGGCAGCCGCCGAGCGCGATGGCCGGGTGCGCAACATCCCCCAGGTGGTGGATTTCATCAAAGACGGCCTGGTGGCCGCCGCGGCCAATCCGATCAGCTACGGCGTGGAGATCCACGGCCAACACTTCTGGGTGTTGCCACCGGAGGCCGGCCTCACCTTCCTAGTGGATGTGGCCGTGCCCTACGTGGAAGCGGTGTTTCTAAGGGGAATGCCCTTCCTGGGTACGGTGAGCTTCAACGCCCAGGCCCAGCAGATCTCGCCAGACCAGGCCAAGTTCACCTACGGGGCCCTCTACGCCGATGCCCTGCCGAGCATGGGAGCCGGCATCCCCCCCAGCCTGCTGATGCAGGACATGTACCGCCACCTGCCGGAGAAGCTGCACCAGTGGTATCTCGAGCGCACGCGTGGCGAGGGGGATGTGCGCGTGAAAATCTGCATGAGCTTCCAGAAGTCGATGTTCTGCGTCACCAATGCAGCCATCAACGGCACCATGCCCCATCCGCTCTCCAGCACCGATCCCGAAGCCCAGGCCGCCAACGCCGCCTACGCCGAAGCCTGGGCCGCACGCCTCGGCATCGCCCGCACAGATTGCTTGGGGGCTTAGATGCCTGGCGGCGTAAGGTCGATCCCATGGAGCACCAGTGGAACCCCCGCCCCAAGCCCGATCGCGTGGAGTGGCTGGAGCGGCGCATCGAATTCCCCGACTACGCCAGCAACCGCGCCTTTCTGGATCGCCTCAACGATTTTTGTGAGGGCGAAGGCCGCTATCCCGACATCAGCTTCGGACGTACATACGTGAACATCACCCTGCGAGCCGAGGGTGAGGAGGCGGCGATCGGCGAGGCTGACCACGCCTTCGCCGCCGCGATCGATGGCCTCGTCTGAGCAACAGCCCGCAGGCATCGCTCCCGACGACACACCCGTGAACCTGCAGGCCGCCTATGAAGGGGCCCAGGTTCAAGATGTGCTCGCGCAACTCGATCAAGAGCTGATCGGTTTGCGGCCAGTGAAAACCCGGATCCGCGAGATCGCCGCACTGCTGGTGGTTGACCGCGCCCGCAAGCAGGTGGGGCTCTCCACCACCGCCCCCAGCCTGCACATGTCGTTCACCGGACGGCCTGGCACGGGCAAAACAACGGTGGCGGCGAGGATGTCGCAGATCCTCCACCGCCTGGGCTATGTACGCAAAGGCCATGTGGTGACCGCCACCCGCGATGACCTGGTGGGGCAATACATCGGCCACACCGCCCCAAAAACCCGCGAGATGCTCAAAAAGGCGATGGGCGGCGTGCTGTTCATCGATGAGGCTTATTACCTCTACCGCCCTGAAAACGAACGGGATTACGGCGCCGAGGCGATCGAGATCCTGCTGCAGGTGATGGAGAACAACCGCGATGATCTGGTGGTGATCTTCGCCGGTTACAAAGAGCGGATGGATGTGTTCTATCAGAGCAATCCCGGCCTCTCCTCCCGGGTGGCCAACCACATCGATTTCCCCGACTACACCGCCGAAGAGCTACTGGCGATCGCGCGGCTGATCCTGGCGGAGGAGAACTACCGCTTCAGCGACGAAGCGCTGGCCGCCTTCGCCGACTACATCCAACGGCGGATGCAGCTGCCCTTTTTCGCCAACGCCCGCTCGATCCGCAACGCCATCGATCGCGCCCGGATGCGTCAAGCGAACCGGCTGTTCAATCAGATGGGCGGCGGAGGGCTCACCAAGCTCGATCTGATGACCATCGAAGCCGATGACATCACCGCCAGCCGCGTCTTCTCCGGCCAAGTGGAAGGGCTCGACCCCAGCGAACCGATCACCGGCTGAGCTCAGGCCTATTTGGTGCGGCGGCGTGAATCGATCTGCAGCAGATCGCGCACCTGCTGCACCTGCCGTCCCAGCTGAGGGTCGGCATTGAGCTTCTTGTCGATCTGCTCCACGGCATACATCACGGTGGAGTGATCCTTGCCGCCAAACTCATCGCCGATGCGCGGCAGCGACAGATTGGTGCCCTGGCGCATCAGATACATGCCCACTTGCCGGGCCTGGCTCACAGCCCGTTTGCGGCTGGGGCTCTTCATCTCCTCCACGCTGACCCCGAACACTTCGGCCACCTTGTTCAGCACCTGAGCGGGGGTCACCTCCACCTCCACACCGGCGGGATCGAGCATCGGGGCCACCGATTCCACCGTCATCGGCAGGCCGGTGATCGAAGCAAAGGCCACGGCCCGCGTCAGCGCTCCTTCCAACTCGCGGATGTTGGAGGTGAAACGACCAGCGAGGTATTGGATCAGATCGCGGGGCAGGTTCACCCGCTCGTGCTCGGCCTTTTTGTGCAGGATCGCCATGCGCGTTTCCAGGTCGGGCGCCTGGATATCGGCGATCAGCCCCATCGAGAAGCGCGAGATCAAGCGCTCCTGCAGGCGCGGAATCTGCGACGGCGGCCGGTCGCTGGCGATCACGATCTGGCGGCCAGCTTCATGCAGGGCATTGAAGGTGTGGAAGAACTCCTCCTGGGTGTATTCCTTGCCCTCGATGAACTGAATGTCGTCCACCAAGATCAGATCGGCAGCGCGGTAGCGATCGCGGAATTTCTGCATGCCGTCCTTGCGGATGGCCTGGATCAGATCATTCGTGAACGTTTCAGTGCTCACATAGGCCACACGGGCCTCGGGATCGATCTCCAAGCGGTAGTGACCGATCGCCTGCATCAGGTGGGTCTTACCCAGACCCACTCCGCCGCAAATGAATAGGGGATTGAATTCACGGCCGGGGGCTTCGGCCACCGCCAGGGCCGCCGCGTGGGCCATGCGGCTGTTGGGCCCCACCACAAAACGGTTGAACACGTAGCGGGGGTTGAGGCCCGGCGCCAGCTTGCGGGGCGTCTCGCCCGTGGGCAGCCTCTGGCTGGCTGAAGCCGCCCCACCCGGGAGCGACGACTCCCCCACCGGGCTGGCTTCGCCGGGGGCCAGCGGGGCCTGAAAGCCGTTGCCGTTTAGGCCCTGGGCGAGATCCGGATCCCGGCCGGCCTCCACCTGCACGCTGATCGGGCGGCCAGCGATTTCGCTCGCCACCGAGGCGATCGTGACCAGATAGTTCTTGCGCAGCCAACCGCAGGCAAAGGCATTGGGCGCCAGCAGCTGGAGTTCGGTGCCATTGAATCCAGCGCAGCACGCGGGCCGGATCCAGGTTTCAAAGGTGGGTTTGGAGAGATTGCCCTGGAGCGCTTCCTGCACCTGACGCCACAGCGTTTCCCCTTGCTGCACCGCCACTGACCCCCGCCGGCCCACGAATATAGGGGCAGTGCCCGGACGGGACCGTCTCCCATGATGCGCATCTCAAGACGCCCATCTCTGCTCAGTGCCCTGCTGCTGGCGGGCCTGCTCAGTGCTTGCAGCGGGGGGCTGCCTGGGCGGCGTGGCGGCGACCCCACCCGCGTCAGCGACGCCCCGCCCAGTGCGGCGTTACAACCCGGCAACAACTTCATCGTGAGCGCCGTCGACAAGGTGGGGCCGTCGGTGGTGCGCATCGACACGGTGCGGCGGGTGGTCAACCCCCTCGGCGGCCTGTTCGGCGGCGGCCCCTCGATTCAGCAGCAGCAGGGCCAGGGATCCGGGTTCATCACCCGCTCCGACGGGGTGATCCTCACCAATGCCCACGTGGTGGAAGGGGCCAGCGAAGTGGGGGTAACCCTGCCGGATGGCCGTAGCTTCCGCGGCAAGGTGCTGGGCAGCGATCCGATCACCGATGTGGCCGTGGTGAAGGTGGCAGCGGCCGGCTTACCCGTGGCCCCCCTCGGTGACTCCGCCAAGGTGCGCCCGGGTGAATGGGCGATCGCCATCGGCAACCCGCTCGGCCTCGACAACACCGTGACCGCGGGAATCATCAGCGCGGTGCAGCGCACCAATGCGGTGGGCGAAGGGCAGCGGGTGCCCTACCTACAGACCGATGCCGCCGTGAACCCCGGCAACAGCGGTGGCCCGCTGATCAACGAGAGGGGCCAGGTGATCGGCATCAACACCGCCATTCGCCAGGCCCCAGGCGCCGGCCTGAGCTTCGCCATCCCCATCAACCTGGGGAGGCAGATCGCCGCCCAGATCCTGGAGAGCGGCCGCGCCTCGCACCCCTACATCGGCGTGCGCCTGCAATCGCTCACCCCGCAACTGGCCCGTGAAGTGAACGCCACCAACGCCGAGTGCAAGCTGCCTGAAACCAATGGTGTGGTGGTGGTGGAAGTGATGCCAGGCAGCCCTGCAGCCCGAGGGGGCCTGCGCTCCTGCGACCTGATCGAACGGGTGGGCAGCACCGAGGTGGATAACCCTTCAGAAGTGCAGGTGGCGGTGGATCAGGGCCGGGTGGGTGACCCGCTCACCGTGCAGGTGCAGCGGGGCGATCAGCAGCTCAACCTGCAGGTGCGGCCCGCCGAATTACCCCGCCAGAACTAACGCCATGCCCATTGCCCGGCGTCAGCTGGTGGTGCTGGCCCGCTGGCCGGCGCCGGGGCGCTGCAAGCAACGCCTGACCGCCAGCTGTGGCTCCAGCGCCTTGGCCGCTGCGATGCAGCGGCGGCTCAGCTGGCACACCGTGCAAACCGCAGCCGCGGCCGCCCGCCACTGCGGCAGCGAGCTGCGGCTCTCGGCGTCCGGTCTGGGGCCGCGGGCTCTGCGCCGCTGGGGGCAGCAGTTGCAGCTGAGGCCGCTGCAACTGGACTTGCAACGGGGCGGCAACCTGGGCTGCCGCATGCATCGCCAGCTGCAGGCAGGCTTTTCCCGAGGGCTGCAGCAGCTGGTGCTGATCGGTAGTGATCTGCCGGATCTGCAGAGCAGCGATCTCGAGCAAGCCTTCAGCCAGCTCGAGCGGCACGATCTGGTGCTGGGGCCCGCCAACGATGGCGGCTACTGGTTGATCGGCATGACACGCCAGGGCTGGCATCGCAGTGGCTCCGCCCTGTTCACGGGAATCCCCTGGAGCACCGGTCAGGTGCTGCCCTTAAGCCTGCAGCGGGCCGCTGCGCATGGGCTCAACGTGGCGCTGTTACGGCACCAGAGCGACCTCGACAGCCGCTCAGCGTTAGCCCCCTGGCTCAGGCTGCCGCGCGATTGATGATGCAAAGACAGGCATCCCATCGCTGATGATCTCCCCACCGCCCAAGCTGGCCCATCGCAATGTGCTGCGGGTGGTGGGTCAACTGGCGCTGCGAATGCGCTGGGATCTGCTCTTGATGGCGCTGCTCTGCGGCGTGTCTGTGCTGTCTGCGCAGCTGGGGCAAGCCCGGGCGGTACGGCTCATCGACGGCTCAGGGCTCTCGATGCTCGGCATTGCGGTGTCGATCTTTGTGGCCTTCCGCAACACCCAGGCCATCAACCGTTGGTGGGAAGCGCGGGTCCTCTGGGGAAGCATCACCAATTGCAGTCGCCATTGGCGTGACTGCCTGCAGACCCTGCTTGGGGCCGACAGTCGACTGCGGCCCGAGCAGCAGCAGTTGGTGGGATTGCAGGTGCTGCAGTGCTGGCTGCTCAACTTTGAGCTGCGGGGCTTCTGGCGCCTTGATGCCCACGCGCGCGTGCAGGATCTCTGCCGGGCTCTAGGCCTGCCCGAAGCGATCACGGTGCAACAGAGCATGGCGCTGCGGGCGAATCTGATCAGCCAGCTGCACCGGGAGGGGGCGGTGAATGACTGGGGGCGGGATGCCCTGCTGCGCGGCATGGAGCAGTTCACCAATGCGATGGGAGGGTTGCAACGCATTCGCAACACACCCCTGCCCCCCACCTACGACGTGTTTATCCGCCTGATCTGCTGGCTGTACGGCTACGCCCTGTTCGGCACCTTCGCAAACCAAGGGTCGATTTTCACCGGCGTGCTGCTGTTCCTGGGTTTTGTGAGCGCTGAGCGCATCGGGGCCTATGTGGAAGGTCCCTTTGATCAAGACGGCAGCAGCTTCTGTGTGCCGATGGATGTGGTGTGCCGCACGATCAGCGCTGACCTGCTGGGTGCCCATCACCCCCTCGCCGAACTGCCCATCAGCCATGACCCCAGCCGCTGGTCATGAGGGCGGCGCCGCTGGCGGTGGTGATCCCCAGCTTCAACGAGGCGGAGCGGCTGCCGGCGCTGCTGGCTGATCTGGCAGCGGGCCCCGTTGATCTGATCGCGGAGCTGGTGGTGGTGGATGGCGGCAGCGGCGATGGCACCCCGCTGCAGGCCCGTCTTGGCGGAGCCCAACTGCTGCACTCCGCCGCTGGCCGGGGTCTGCAACTGCAGCGCGGCGTCGCCGCCACCACGGCTCCCTGGCTGTTGCTGTTGCACGCGGATTGCCGCCTGCAACCGGGATGGGCGGCTGCACTGCGGCGCGCCATGGCCAGTCCCGAGGCGGCCTGGGCCTTTGATCTGGCTGTGGAGGGACCAGGCCTTTCGTTACGGCTGCTGGAGCGAGCTGTTCAGCTGCGCACGCAGCTGCGGCAACTGCCCTACGGCGATCAGGGGTTGCTGCTGCAGCGCAGGCTGCTGGAGAAGGCGGGCGGCATACCGGCTTGGCCGCTGATGGAAGATCTGGCGCTGATCCAACAGCTCCAGCAGCTGGCCCCGATCCGGCGGCTGGGTGTCCCGCTGCAGGTGAACGGCCGGCGCTGGAGGCGCCACGGAGTCTTGGGCACGGCTTGGCGCAATGCCCAACTGCGGCAGGCCTGGCGGTGCGGCGTCAGCGCCGAAGAGCTGGCCGATCGCTATTACGCCCGTGATGGCTCAACAGTTCCGCCCTCGCCAGAATGAAGCGCAGCAACTGCCGGGCTGAGCCATGGACAAGCTCGCGCTGCTGCGCAGTGTGCGCCGCGAGTGGCAATGCCAGCGCCGCGACCATCCACGGCGGCTGAACACCGCCCTGCTGATCTGGGCCGTGCTCAGTGCTGCGCTGGCCGGGGTGCTGGTGGAGCAGCGCTGGCAACTGCTGCAACAGCGCCAGAGCCGGCAGGGACAAACCGATCAGGGGCTGCTGGAGCTGCGGGTGAACAGCCACAAGATCACTGCGCTCGACTGGGGCCACTGGGATCCCGTGTATGCCTACGCAGGAGGAGCCGATCCCAGCTTTCCGGCCCGTGAGCTCGAAAACTCCTCCATCGTTGAAGACGGCCAGGGCCTGATGCTGGTGGATAGCCAGCAGCGCCCGCTGCTCACGCGTGGAAGCGCCGTGGCATCGGGGTTGTCGCCGGAACTGAGCCGTTGCCTCAACGGGTACCTGCAGCAGTTGGCAGCGCGCAGCCGGGCTGGCCAGGGCGATCAGGCTCATGGTTTTTACTGCGCCGCCGATGACCAGTCGGTGATCGGCGCTGGCACCTCCATTCGCCGCAGCAGCGGCACAGGCCCCGAGCGGGGCTGGCTGCTCCACTTCAGCCGCATCCAGCGGCCTAGCTACAACAGCGCGGTGAATCAGGC includes:
- a CDS encoding TIGR04283 family arsenosugar biosynthesis glycosyltransferase, with the protein product MRAAPLAVVIPSFNEAERLPALLADLAAGPVDLIAELVVVDGGSGDGTPLQARLGGAQLLHSAAGRGLQLQRGVAATTAPWLLLLHADCRLQPGWAAALRRAMASPEAAWAFDLAVEGPGLSLRLLERAVQLRTQLRQLPYGDQGLLLQRRLLEKAGGIPAWPLMEDLALIQQLQQLAPIRRLGVPLQVNGRRWRRHGVLGTAWRNAQLRQAWRCGVSAEELADRYYARDGSTVPPSPE